The genomic DNA TGGTGCTGATCCCGGGATGGGGATTCAAGCTGATGACCATCCTGACGCTTACCGCCGGTACCGTCTTTCTGATGTGGCTGGGTGAACAAATGACAGAAAAGGGAATCGGAAACGGTATCTCCCTCATCATCTACGCCGGTATTATCGCAGGCCTCCCGGCCGCGGTTATCAATACCGTGCAGCTGATGACCGTGGGTGAAATCTCCCTGTTCATCCTGCTGTTCATCATGGTATTCATGGTCGCCACTTTGGCGTTCATCGTCTTCATGGAACGCGGTCAGCGCAGGATTCCGATTCACTATGCAAAGCGTCAGCAGGGACGTCGCATGTTCGGTGGGCAGACCACGCATCTGCCGCTCAAGATTAACACCGCAGGTGTTATTCCGCCGATCTTTGCATCGTCCATTCTGATGTTCCCGGCAACGGTTGCACAGTTCTCCAACGTGCAGTGGTTGAAGGATATTTCATCCTTCATGAGCCCTGATTCCATTATTTATAACATCTTGTTTATTGGAATCATCATCTTTTTCTGCTACTTCTACACAGCGATCATGTTTGATCCGAAGGGAATTGCAGAGAATATCCAGAAGCAGGGTGGCTTCATTCCGGGCATTCGTCCGGGTGTCCGTACGCGTGAATACATTGACCGTGTGCTGTCTCGAATCACCTTGTGGGGCGCATTCTACGTATCGTTGGTGTGTGTCGTTCCCATGTTCCTGATCTCGAACTTCGGTGTCCCGTTCTATTTCGGCGGCACCTCGCTCCTGATCGTGGTCGGCGTGGCCATGGACTTCATGGGCCGCATCGAGTCCTACCTGATTTCGCGTCAGTATGAGGGCTTGA from uncultured Pseudodesulfovibrio sp. includes the following:
- the secY gene encoding preprotein translocase subunit SecY; the protein is MAMSGVENLARLPELKKKLLWTFALLAVYRMGIHIPIPGVDSAALAEFFAQAQNTLFGIFDMFSGGGLKNMSIFALGIMPYISASIILQLLTVVSPELKRLQKEEGEAGRKKITQYTRYGTVLITIVQGFAIATGLESAASPTGAPMVLIPGWGFKLMTILTLTAGTVFLMWLGEQMTEKGIGNGISLIIYAGIIAGLPAAVINTVQLMTVGEISLFILLFIMVFMVATLAFIVFMERGQRRIPIHYAKRQQGRRMFGGQTTHLPLKINTAGVIPPIFASSILMFPATVAQFSNVQWLKDISSFMSPDSIIYNILFIGIIIFFCYFYTAIMFDPKGIAENIQKQGGFIPGIRPGVRTREYIDRVLSRITLWGAFYVSLVCVVPMFLISNFGVPFYFGGTSLLIVVGVAMDFMGRIESYLISRQYEGLMGKAGKGR